A window of Brassica oleracea var. oleracea cultivar TO1000 unplaced genomic scaffold, BOL UnpScaffold00790, whole genome shotgun sequence genomic DNA:
AGGAATTGCAGGTTTACCAGCCAGTTCATGTTTGCTCTTGTGGAGCTGCTGCTGCAATCGCTACTGAAAGGGAACATGGGAAGATACACCAGTTCGTCATGGGCCTAGATGATTCTCGTTTTGGAGGAATCTGCACTACCATCATTGGTCAGGATCCGCTGCCTTCTCTTGGTGAAATCTAGAGCAAAATAATACAAGAAGAACAACCTCTTGCTTCCACTAGAGGTCATGATCAACAAGAAGCAGTGGGATTTCTTGTTTGCTGTGATAATCAAATAGCCAACAACTTAGAGACACAACATAGGACAGAGAACACGATTCTTCGGCCTCGTATGCTCTGCTCTCACTGTGGAAAAACATGGTATGAGAAACGTGACTGCTGGCAAATTGTGGGTTTTCCGGATTGGGCTCCTGAGCGTGGTGGTCGTGGACAAGGTAGTAAGAGTCGTGGAAGAGGGGGGCGTTATTATGGTGGTCGTGTTCGGGGACGCGCAAGTGCAGCGCATGCCACAAGTTCGAATTCGTCGGAGTTCCCTGAATTAACGTCAGAATAGTGGAAGGTCCTTACACAATTGATCCATGAAAAGTCTGGAACGACAAATTCAGACAAACTGTCCGGTAAGAGAAAACTTGGTGATGCCATTCTCGACTACGGTGCTTCACACCATATGACTGGGATTCTGTCGTTCCTTACCAATGTTGAGGTGATATCTCCATGCTCATTTGCATTCGCAGATGGAGGAAAGACGTTTGCAATGAGCATGGGATTTCTTCCACTCTCGTCTGAGATTACATTGTCGAATGTCCTTTATGCGCTAGACTTGAATTGTACTTTGGTTTCCATTTCGAAGCTACTGAAATATACAAATTGTTTCGTAATGTTCACTGATACGATTTGTGTTTTGCAGGACCGTTTTTCGAGGACTCTGATTGGAACCGGTGAAGAGCGTGATGGTGTCTATTATTTTACGGACAAAATCTCAGCAAAGAGTCATCAGGTCACTGGTTCTTCAGATCAAGGCTTATGGCATCGGCGTTTGGGACATCCGTCTTTCTCAGTGCTTTCAGATTTGGCTTTGTTTTCTAGACCTTCTAAATTAGCTAGCTCTAATCCTTGCGACATTTGTTTTAGAGCTAAGCAAACTCGTGAAGTTTTTTATGATAGTATGAATAAAACATCAGAATGTTTTTCGCTTATTCATGTTGATGTATGGGGACCGTATCGAGTTCCTTCTTCCTGCAGTGCAGTGTACTTCTTGACCATAGTCGATGATTTTTCTCGAGCTGTCTGGACATACCTTTTACTCGAGAAATCAGAAGTTAAAGATGTCCTGAAGCAGTTCTTTGCATATGTTGAAAAACAGTTTGGAAAGTCTGTGAAAATGGTTCGCAGCAACAACTGTACATAATTTGTGGTCACGACGTCTTACTTCAAAGAACATGGGAGAGTTCACCAGACATCTTGTGTTGCCACACCATAGCAAAATGGAAGGGTAGAACGCAAGCACATACACATTCTTAATGTCTCGCGGGCGCTTTTATTCCAAGCTAGTCTGCCTATAAAGTTTTGGGACGAAGCTGTTTTAACTGCAGCTTATTTGATAAATAGAACTCCAAGCTCCATTCATCATGGACGCTCACCGTTTGAGATCCTTCATGGTGTTAAGCCTAATTATCAGCAGCTGCAAGTTTTTGGTTCAAC
This region includes:
- the LOC106320065 gene encoding uncharacterized protein LOC106320065, coding for MAGDSQLAKASEKRDEVAFVSPYTLYASDNPGAVITSVRLNGENYNECSLEMLNALQVKRKLGFIKVNSMLVGWIRASIEPKVKSTITYISDAHQLWENLKKRFYLGNTVRVHQIKAQLASCKQNGQSVLDYFGKLSTLWEELQVYQPVHVCSCGAAAAIATEREHGKIHQFVMGLDDSRFGGICTTIIGQDPLPSLANNLETQHRTENTILRPRMLCSHCGKTWYEKRDCWQIVGFPDWAPERGGRGQGSKSRGRGGRYYGGRVRGRASAAHATNKLSGKRKLGDAILDYGASHHMTGILSFLTNVEVISPCSFAFADGGKTFAMSMGFLPLSSEITLSNDRFSRTLIGTGEERDGVYYFTDKISAKSHQVTGSSDQGLWHRRLGHPSFSVLSDLALFSRPSKLASSNPCDICFRAKQTREVFYDSMNKTSECFSLIHVDVWGPYRVPSSCSAVYFLTIVDDFSRAVWTYLLLEKSEVKDVLKQFFAYVEKQFGKSVKMVRSNNCT